The proteins below are encoded in one region of Candidatus Thiodiazotropha sp. LNASS1:
- a CDS encoding ribonuclease H-like domain-containing protein, whose amino-acid sequence MTLVTKLSRLRALKKDRGQQPVASATDLRHRLARIDRARLSDDAKGRRQESIEERLAKQLKGYQISDGLIKIQRHIPLHGSMGRHPLSLLQQRPVLPGDRVLANRRQVYFDTETTGLSGGSGTLAFLFGFAVVEQENLETTQYLITRFAGENAMLERINSILSPDDRLVSYNGKCYDIPLMNTRYRMRNIPAILDRLPHLDLLHAVRRLFGRNWPDCRLMTLEQRLLGLKRHNDLPGSEAPEAWFDCVTTGATARLARVVDHNFQDIISLPMAHAVLARVIEQPERHNADIAALARWLTDSDKTAAYTLLMRQRQTLSISGKRLLGRLARRFGNWELAVEIWEALSRGGCRQATEQLAKYHEHISKDLENAKYYCELLPVDDEQRRRLNRILLKRHRQEIQPALD is encoded by the coding sequence ATGACACTCGTAACAAAACTCAGCCGTCTGAGGGCACTGAAAAAGGATCGAGGGCAACAGCCTGTTGCATCTGCGACGGATCTGCGACATCGCTTGGCACGGATCGACCGGGCACGACTTTCTGATGATGCGAAAGGGCGGCGACAAGAGTCAATAGAGGAGAGACTGGCAAAACAGCTGAAGGGGTACCAAATCAGCGATGGTCTGATCAAGATACAGCGTCATATACCCCTGCATGGATCAATGGGCCGCCATCCTCTCTCGCTACTGCAACAACGACCCGTCCTGCCCGGAGACAGAGTGCTGGCCAACCGCCGCCAGGTCTACTTCGATACCGAAACCACCGGACTCTCGGGGGGTAGCGGCACCCTCGCCTTCCTGTTCGGTTTTGCAGTGGTTGAGCAGGAGAACCTTGAGACAACCCAGTACCTGATCACCCGCTTTGCCGGCGAAAATGCCATGCTCGAGAGGATTAACAGTATACTCAGCCCAGATGATCGGCTGGTGAGCTATAACGGCAAGTGTTACGACATTCCCCTGATGAATACCCGCTACCGCATGCGGAATATACCAGCCATATTGGATCGGCTGCCTCACCTGGACCTGTTGCATGCCGTGCGCCGACTGTTTGGCCGCAATTGGCCGGATTGCCGGCTGATGACGCTGGAACAGCGCCTGCTCGGTCTGAAAAGACACAACGACCTGCCGGGTTCGGAAGCCCCGGAAGCCTGGTTCGATTGTGTAACAACGGGTGCTACAGCGCGACTAGCGCGGGTGGTGGATCACAATTTTCAGGATATCATCTCTCTCCCCATGGCCCACGCTGTCCTGGCTCGGGTGATTGAGCAACCGGAACGCCATAACGCAGACATTGCGGCCCTCGCCCGCTGGTTGACGGATAGCGACAAGACTGCTGCCTATACCTTGTTAATGCGCCAGCGGCAGACACTGTCAATCAGTGGTAAGAGGTTACTGGGTCGACTAGCCAGGCGTTTCGGCAACTGGGAGTTGGCAGTGGAGATATGGGAAGCCTTATCCCGTGGCGGCTGTCGACAAGCTACAGAACAACTTGCCAAATATCATGAGCACATCAGCAAGGATCTGGAGAATGCAAAATATTACTGTGAGCTGCTCCCCGTCGACGATGAGCAACGGCGGCGGTTGAACCGAATCTTACTCAAGCGCCATCGTCAGGAGATACAACCAGCACTGGATTAG